Proteins from one Erysipelothrix larvae genomic window:
- a CDS encoding glucose-1-phosphate adenylyltransferase — protein sequence MKNEMLAMILAGGQGSRLGKLTRETAKPAVPFGGRYRIIDFALSNCANSNVFDVGVVTQYQPLELNEHIGKGASWGLDRQNTSVQILQPYSSIDGDQWFKGTANAIYQNLAYIDSKNPEFVLILSGDHIYKMNYDKMLEEHKKNDADLTVAVLEVPMEEASRFGIMATDEENRIVEFQEKPEHPKGNLASMGIYIFSWKKLRHYLVDDQAKEGYMLDFGKHVIPAYIENKERVYAFGFKGYWKDVGTIESLWEANMDFINPNHELDIRDESWPVYTKSVVAPPQFIKESAVISRSLVVDGCSINGTVESSILSPFVNVGKGAIVRNSVVLPGAQIKDGAVVEYAIVGEGAIIKDNVRIVGQENNIEVIGYREVVVEV from the coding sequence ATGAAGAATGAAATGTTAGCAATGATCCTCGCGGGAGGACAAGGGTCACGTTTAGGGAAATTAACACGTGAGACTGCAAAACCAGCGGTTCCATTTGGAGGGCGATATCGTATCATTGATTTTGCATTAAGCAACTGCGCAAATTCAAATGTTTTTGATGTGGGTGTGGTAACACAATACCAACCACTCGAACTGAACGAACATATTGGGAAAGGTGCATCATGGGGTCTTGACAGACAGAACACAAGTGTTCAAATTCTTCAACCATACTCAAGCATTGATGGTGATCAATGGTTTAAAGGGACTGCAAATGCGATTTACCAAAACCTTGCATACATTGACTCGAAGAATCCTGAATTTGTGCTGATTTTATCGGGCGACCATATTTACAAAATGAACTATGACAAAATGCTTGAAGAACATAAGAAGAATGATGCGGACTTAACAGTCGCTGTTTTAGAAGTGCCAATGGAAGAAGCTTCACGATTTGGTATTATGGCTACTGACGAAGAAAACCGCATTGTAGAGTTCCAAGAAAAACCGGAACATCCAAAAGGAAATCTTGCGTCGATGGGAATCTATATCTTTAGCTGGAAGAAGCTCCGCCATTATTTAGTGGATGACCAAGCAAAAGAAGGATATATGTTAGACTTTGGAAAACATGTGATTCCTGCCTATATTGAAAATAAAGAGCGTGTATATGCGTTTGGATTTAAAGGGTATTGGAAAGATGTTGGAACGATTGAAAGTCTTTGGGAAGCAAACATGGACTTTATCAACCCAAATCATGAACTTGATATTCGTGATGAAAGCTGGCCAGTATATACAAAATCAGTTGTGGCACCACCCCAATTTATTAAAGAATCAGCGGTGATATCACGCTCGCTTGTTGTTGATGGATGTTCAATCAACGGTACAGTAGAATCTTCAATTCTTTCGCCTTTTGTGAATGTAGGCAAAGGTGCTATTGTACGTAATTCTGTTGTATTGCCAGGTGCGCAAATCAAAGATGGTGCGGTTGTTGAATATGCGATCGTTGGTGAAGGTGCAATCATTAAAGACAATGTAAGAATTGTAGGTCAAGAAAATAATATTGAAGTAATTGGTTACCGTGAAGTGGTCGTGGAGGTGTAG
- the glgB gene encoding 1,4-alpha-glucan branching protein GlgB, producing the protein MKETRLLDEVLSFNEGKHIHIYKILGAHRDGDGVRFSVWAPCAKGVAVVGDFSNWEPIWMEPLFQSGVWVAHVNNVYEGNHYKYLIVDQNDNHHMKIDPFAQKFEMPPQNASIIYFEPEFIWTDEAWYEQNKAVDSDSRPLNIYEVHASSWMRHYDGSAYSFYELADKLVPYVKEMGYTHIEFMPLMEHPLDASWGYQITGYFAVASRYGDKQGLRHFVNEAHRNGIGVILDWVPGHFCQNSDALASFDGTNTFEYQNEICAMNQRWGARNFDLGRNEVKSFLFSSAMYWIHEFHVDGIRVDAVSNMLYLDYDLPPHVLNEDGTNINHKGVKFLKELNYLIHTETTAFTVAEESTAWNGITKNTGETGLGFDYKWNMGWMNDILRFFELDPLYRVHHMQLATFVFMYQYNERYILALSHDEVVHGKRSLLAKMPGDRYNQFAQLKVLYGLMMFLPGKKLNFMGNELGQYLEWRYYEELEWGVLGYEYNREYQHFVRTLNYLYLENDEFYELEYQPEGLTILQASHDNPLIIALKRNSSKRSIYAVINLEPIEHKAHRVGVSNLGEYSIRINSESREFGGSWVWYDQNVKAEEVPHDSQPYSVELVVPAYGVLILERK; encoded by the coding sequence GTGAAAGAGACACGTTTGTTAGATGAAGTGCTTTCTTTTAATGAAGGGAAGCACATCCATATTTATAAAATATTAGGAGCGCATAGAGATGGTGATGGCGTTCGATTTAGTGTCTGGGCTCCTTGTGCAAAAGGTGTTGCCGTAGTTGGCGATTTCTCAAATTGGGAACCAATATGGATGGAACCGTTGTTTCAAAGTGGTGTTTGGGTGGCACACGTAAACAATGTGTATGAAGGGAATCATTACAAGTATTTAATTGTCGATCAAAATGATAACCATCATATGAAAATTGATCCATTTGCCCAAAAGTTTGAGATGCCACCTCAGAATGCTTCGATAATCTACTTCGAACCTGAATTTATTTGGACAGATGAAGCCTGGTATGAACAAAATAAAGCAGTGGATTCCGATAGTCGTCCGCTAAATATTTATGAAGTCCATGCTTCATCATGGATGCGTCATTATGACGGGTCGGCGTATTCATTCTATGAGTTAGCCGATAAACTAGTTCCGTATGTTAAAGAAATGGGATATACGCATATCGAGTTTATGCCGCTTATGGAACATCCATTAGATGCTTCGTGGGGATATCAAATTACAGGATATTTTGCAGTTGCTTCACGCTATGGTGATAAACAAGGGCTACGTCATTTTGTAAACGAGGCGCACCGTAATGGGATTGGTGTAATCTTAGATTGGGTGCCCGGTCATTTCTGTCAAAACAGTGATGCACTTGCTAGTTTTGATGGGACCAACACCTTTGAATATCAAAATGAAATATGTGCTATGAATCAACGGTGGGGTGCAAGAAACTTTGACCTTGGTCGAAATGAAGTGAAGAGCTTCTTGTTCTCAAGTGCAATGTACTGGATTCATGAGTTCCACGTTGATGGAATTCGCGTTGATGCAGTATCAAACATGCTCTATCTTGATTATGATTTACCACCACACGTTCTCAATGAGGATGGGACCAATATAAATCACAAGGGTGTTAAGTTCTTGAAAGAACTAAATTACTTAATCCACACCGAAACGACTGCTTTCACAGTTGCGGAAGAAAGCACTGCATGGAATGGCATCACAAAAAACACGGGTGAAACGGGATTAGGATTTGATTACAAATGGAATATGGGATGGATGAATGATATCTTGCGATTCTTTGAATTGGATCCACTGTATCGCGTTCACCATATGCAATTGGCGACGTTTGTATTTATGTATCAATATAACGAGCGCTACATTTTGGCACTATCACATGATGAAGTCGTCCATGGAAAGCGATCATTACTTGCGAAAATGCCAGGCGATCGATATAACCAATTTGCCCAATTGAAAGTTCTTTATGGATTAATGATGTTCCTTCCAGGGAAAAAACTTAACTTTATGGGAAATGAGTTAGGTCAATATCTCGAATGGCGCTATTATGAAGAATTGGAATGGGGTGTACTTGGGTATGAATATAACCGGGAATACCAACATTTTGTAAGAACACTCAATTATCTATATTTAGAAAATGACGAGTTTTATGAGCTTGAGTATCAGCCTGAAGGATTAACCATACTCCAGGCAAGTCACGATAATCCATTGATTATCGCCTTAAAAAGAAACAGTTCGAAGCGGTCAATATATGCAGTAATTAACCTTGAGCCAATCGAACATAAAGCACACCGAGTCGGTGTGAGTAATTTGGGGGAGTACAGCATTCGCATTAATTCAGAATCACGAGAGTTTGGAGGTTCATGGGTTTGGTATGATCAAAACGTCAAGGCAGAAGAAGTACCACATGATTCCCAACCATATTCAGTTGAATTAGTCGTACCAGCGTACGGGGTATTAATACTAGAGAGGAAATAG
- a CDS encoding beta-glucoside-specific PTS transporter subunit IIABC, which produces MGKYTELVNNIVKNIGGVDNINTVTHCVTRLRFYLRDESKANDDIVKNIDGVVTVVKSAGQYQIVIGNHVPDVYKEVLDQTGLSTDREAPKTKKKAKDIVFEYIMAIMGPSIGILSASGIIQGLNSICVVTGIYAQGSSMQIMVDAIGKGMMHFFPIFISYNIASKTKMNRYLAMAIGAILCMPTINGVDLTFFGHTINASYTQTVFPALLIILVASPVERFFNKVIPDVVKTFLTPVCVLLTVVPVGFLLIGPAANQISIWLSMGINQLINLSPIVAGFVSGALWQVLVLFGVHMMLIIPSISNLMAGIPDQFMAYIGVVSFAQTAVVIAIWLKTKNKKLREIAFPAWVSGIFGVTEPAIYGVTLPRIKYFIISCIGAACGGAVAGALDVQRVSMAGLGVFSFPGYISVDAGMKNMNGMLISIAVAVALSFIATYVIYKDEDEAPQPDAPKKEKGGKDVIMSPLSGDVVELTKVSDPAFSTETLGKGLAVNPKEGTVYAPCDGHVTVMFPTKHAVGIVSEQGTEVLIHIGMDTVQLDGKFFESHVNQGDRVKVGQPLVSFDIEAIKNEGYSVVTPVIITNTNDYLDVVSETVKTINHGEQCITAIFK; this is translated from the coding sequence ATGGGAAAGTATACTGAATTAGTAAATAATATCGTCAAAAATATTGGCGGAGTCGATAATATAAACACAGTCACACACTGTGTAACACGTCTGCGGTTTTATTTAAGAGATGAATCAAAGGCAAATGATGACATTGTTAAGAACATAGATGGTGTTGTAACTGTCGTGAAGAGTGCTGGACAATATCAAATTGTGATTGGGAATCATGTTCCTGATGTATATAAAGAAGTGCTTGATCAAACAGGGCTGTCTACAGACCGTGAAGCACCTAAAACAAAGAAGAAGGCAAAAGATATTGTTTTTGAATATATCATGGCGATTATGGGACCGTCCATTGGGATTCTTTCTGCTTCTGGGATTATTCAAGGGCTTAACTCAATCTGTGTCGTAACTGGAATTTACGCACAAGGATCTTCAATGCAAATTATGGTTGATGCAATTGGAAAGGGTATGATGCATTTCTTCCCAATCTTTATTTCATATAATATTGCAAGTAAAACAAAGATGAATCGTTATCTTGCGATGGCAATTGGTGCAATTTTATGTATGCCTACCATCAATGGAGTTGACTTAACATTCTTTGGTCATACTATTAATGCTAGTTATACACAAACTGTATTTCCAGCACTTCTAATCATCTTGGTTGCATCACCGGTTGAACGGTTCTTCAACAAGGTTATTCCTGATGTAGTAAAGACATTCTTGACACCGGTCTGTGTACTCTTAACAGTTGTACCAGTTGGTTTCTTACTTATAGGACCTGCAGCAAATCAAATTAGTATTTGGTTGAGTATGGGAATTAATCAATTGATTAATCTAAGTCCAATAGTTGCTGGATTTGTATCGGGTGCATTATGGCAAGTTCTTGTACTCTTTGGAGTGCATATGATGTTGATCATTCCTTCAATTTCTAATTTAATGGCAGGAATCCCTGACCAATTCATGGCATATATTGGGGTTGTATCCTTTGCACAAACAGCAGTTGTAATCGCAATTTGGCTAAAAACAAAGAATAAGAAATTACGTGAAATTGCGTTTCCAGCATGGGTATCCGGAATCTTTGGCGTTACTGAACCAGCGATCTATGGTGTTACCTTGCCACGCATTAAGTACTTTATCATTTCTTGTATTGGTGCAGCGTGTGGTGGTGCTGTTGCAGGAGCACTTGATGTCCAACGTGTAAGTATGGCTGGATTGGGTGTCTTCTCATTCCCAGGATATATCTCAGTGGATGCTGGAATGAAGAATATGAATGGTATGTTAATATCGATCGCAGTAGCAGTTGCTTTATCATTTATCGCAACATATGTCATCTATAAAGATGAAGACGAAGCACCGCAACCAGACGCTCCAAAAAAGGAAAAAGGTGGAAAAGACGTGATCATGAGTCCGTTAAGTGGTGATGTTGTTGAACTTACAAAGGTATCTGATCCAGCATTCTCAACAGAGACTTTGGGGAAAGGCTTAGCAGTTAACCCTAAAGAAGGAACAGTTTATGCACCTTGTGATGGTCATGTTACAGTAATGTTCCCAACAAAACATGCAGTAGGAATTGTTTCGGAACAAGGGACCGAAGTGTTGATTCATATTGGTATGGATACCGTACAACTTGATGGTAAATTCTTTGAAAGTCATGTAAATCAAGGAGATCGTGTAAAAGTGGGTCAACCACTTGTTAGCTTTGATATTGAAGCAATTAAAAATGAAGGGTATTCAGTTGTTACACCTGTGATTATTACGAATACCAATGATTATCTAGATGTTGTTTCTGAAACAGTAAAAACGATAAATCATGGGGAGCAATGTATCACAGCAATCTTTAAATAG
- the glgA gene encoding glycogen synthase GlgA — MKVLFAAAECVPFVKTGGLADVVGALPKTLIEKGIEVEVILPFYSQIPDKYRDAVEHILDFKIKMGWRHVYCGVKKLVLEGVTYYFVDNESFFKREGLYGHWDDGERFAYFSMAVCEIMDRLSIVPNIIHVHDWHTAMIPMLLVHKYSWMEPLKNIRKVLTIHNLKFQGIYNPIILESCFGIGMESFVDQGVKYYDKVNFLQGGIQYADCVTTVSPQYAEEIKTSEFGETLDGVLRFNDWKLHGILNGIDTDLYNPATDNALFDNYSDKRLPGKYRHKQELQKLLGLEVNPNIPMIASISRLTDQKGFQLVSAVLEPLMQREVQYVVLGTGEYEYESYYKEMAGRYPHKMSARIEFDASLAQQIYAASDFFLMPSAFEPCGLSQLIALRYGSIPIVHETGGLKDTVEPYNRFEEKGTGFSFNIFSAEVMMHMIDEALEVYRRKPAYTRLVRHAMRQDFGWDKSADQYIDLYKSLM, encoded by the coding sequence ATGAAAGTACTCTTTGCAGCTGCAGAGTGCGTGCCGTTTGTAAAGACTGGTGGTCTTGCGGATGTAGTGGGTGCTTTGCCAAAAACATTAATTGAAAAAGGGATTGAAGTAGAAGTGATTTTACCATTCTATAGCCAAATCCCTGATAAATATCGCGATGCTGTTGAACATATCTTAGATTTTAAAATAAAGATGGGGTGGAGGCATGTTTATTGTGGTGTTAAAAAGCTTGTGTTAGAAGGGGTTACGTATTATTTTGTAGATAATGAATCCTTCTTTAAGCGTGAAGGACTCTATGGACATTGGGATGATGGAGAACGCTTTGCCTACTTTTCGATGGCAGTATGCGAGATTATGGATCGTCTCAGTATTGTACCAAATATTATTCACGTGCATGACTGGCACACAGCAATGATTCCTATGTTGCTTGTGCATAAGTATTCATGGATGGAACCACTCAAGAATATTCGAAAAGTATTAACAATCCACAACCTTAAGTTCCAAGGGATATATAACCCAATCATCCTTGAGAGTTGCTTTGGGATTGGTATGGAAAGCTTTGTGGATCAAGGTGTAAAATACTATGATAAAGTAAACTTCCTTCAAGGTGGGATCCAATATGCAGATTGTGTGACTACAGTAAGCCCACAATATGCTGAAGAAATCAAAACATCAGAGTTTGGGGAAACCCTTGATGGTGTGTTGCGTTTCAATGATTGGAAACTCCATGGGATTTTGAATGGTATTGATACAGATCTCTATAATCCAGCAACGGACAATGCATTATTTGATAATTACTCTGATAAACGATTACCCGGGAAATACAGACATAAACAAGAACTTCAAAAACTATTAGGGCTTGAAGTGAATCCAAACATTCCAATGATCGCAAGTATCAGTCGATTAACGGACCAGAAAGGATTCCAACTTGTTTCTGCAGTGTTAGAGCCACTGATGCAACGTGAAGTACAATATGTTGTGTTAGGAACCGGTGAGTATGAATATGAGTCCTACTATAAAGAAATGGCAGGAAGATATCCACATAAGATGTCTGCTCGGATAGAATTTGATGCATCGCTTGCACAACAAATCTATGCAGCCAGCGATTTCTTCCTAATGCCTTCTGCATTTGAACCATGTGGACTTTCACAGTTGATCGCACTGCGTTATGGATCAATTCCAATCGTTCATGAAACAGGTGGGCTTAAAGACACAGTAGAACCTTACAACCGCTTTGAAGAAAAAGGAACGGGCTTTAGCTTTAATATCTTCTCAGCTGAAGTCATGATGCACATGATTGATGAAGCGCTTGAAGTTTACCGTCGCAAACCAGCATACACGCGGCTTGTACGGCATGCTATGCGTCAAGATTTTGGATGGGATAAATCCGCAGATCAGTATATTGATCTATATAAGAGTTTGATGTAA
- a CDS encoding tyrosine-protein phosphatase: MVDKTFVKLSNFRDLGGMKNQEGKSIKPYKLLRSGQLYDLPSQEIQTLETVYQLKTIVDLRRPIEAEKSPNSEIQGATNHLLDVSGGAEYSTTQEAFLEYLSNVSADESLMRSYESFILSDNAISQYRQFFDILLNQEGGSLLWHCFAGKDRTGIAALYLLTALNVDDDTIMEDYLLTNELREHDNQIRINELREQGVSEPLVQNMYEMLRVKESYLKHAIKLIDDNFGNRTNFLYNKLDLDDSKIAKLYHMYLD; encoded by the coding sequence ATGGTTGATAAAACATTTGTGAAATTGTCTAACTTTAGAGATTTGGGTGGCATGAAGAATCAGGAAGGGAAATCGATTAAGCCTTATAAATTATTGCGTAGTGGTCAATTATATGACCTTCCAAGCCAAGAAATTCAAACCCTTGAAACCGTCTATCAACTCAAGACTATCGTGGATTTAAGACGCCCAATTGAAGCAGAAAAGAGTCCAAATTCTGAGATACAGGGAGCAACGAATCACTTACTCGATGTTTCTGGAGGTGCGGAATATTCCACGACTCAAGAAGCCTTCCTTGAATATCTCTCCAATGTATCAGCAGATGAGTCTTTAATGCGTTCATATGAATCATTTATTCTTAGCGACAATGCAATATCACAGTACCGTCAATTTTTTGATATCCTATTAAACCAAGAAGGCGGATCATTGTTATGGCATTGCTTTGCAGGGAAAGACCGTACGGGGATTGCTGCACTCTATTTGTTAACAGCTTTAAATGTAGATGATGATACAATCATGGAAGACTATTTGCTTACAAATGAGTTAAGGGAACATGATAACCAAATTAGAATTAACGAGCTTAGAGAACAAGGTGTATCAGAACCATTGGTTCAAAACATGTATGAAATGCTACGTGTAAAGGAATCCTATCTTAAACACGCGATAAAATTAATTGATGATAATTTTGGAAACAGAACGAATTTTCTTTATAATAAACTCGATTTAGATGATTCTAAGATTGCAAAACTCTATCATATGTATTTAGATTAA
- a CDS encoding glycoside hydrolase family 1 protein codes for MSFPKGFLWGGATAANQCEGAWNVDGKGPSICDHSRGGDVKTPRIFDKIIDGNQYYPSHEAIDHYHRFEEDIALFGEMGFKVYRMSIAWSRIFPNGDDSVPNEKGLEHYDKVFDACLKHGIEPLVTLSHFEVPMGIVNTYNGFSNRKTIDVFVKYATTVMKRYKDKVKYWLTFNEINFGMLPKGQLKVLGIYDEDAMKGKITNPQQQFQALHHVFLASAKTVIEGHKINPEFKIGNMIAYITMYPLTPNPEDVLLTQQYENFMNNFCADLQVKGEYPYYMQDYFKTHNITIQCEDGDEKILKEGTVDFYSFSYYMSNCKTAQDSTELTGGNLMGGVKNPYLKASEWGWQIDPLGLRYTLNKLYDRYKIPLMVVENGFGAHDELIDGTVNDDYRIDYMRQHVEAMEASIKDGVDLMGYTMWGPIDLISAGTGEMKKRYGFIYVDKNNDGSGTLDRYKKKSFYWYKELIASNGTVR; via the coding sequence ATGAGTTTTCCAAAGGGATTTTTATGGGGAGGTGCTACAGCTGCGAATCAATGCGAAGGCGCATGGAACGTAGACGGTAAAGGACCAAGCATCTGTGATCATAGTCGTGGTGGGGATGTAAAGACACCCCGCATTTTCGATAAAATAATCGATGGGAATCAATATTACCCAAGTCATGAAGCGATTGATCATTATCATCGGTTTGAAGAAGATATTGCTCTTTTTGGGGAGATGGGATTCAAAGTATACCGAATGTCAATTGCATGGTCTCGAATTTTTCCAAATGGCGATGATTCAGTTCCAAATGAAAAGGGACTTGAGCATTACGATAAAGTGTTTGATGCATGTTTGAAACATGGTATTGAACCCCTTGTTACACTCAGTCATTTTGAAGTACCCATGGGAATTGTGAATACATATAATGGGTTCTCAAATCGCAAGACGATTGATGTGTTTGTAAAGTATGCAACAACCGTAATGAAACGCTACAAAGACAAGGTTAAGTATTGGCTCACGTTTAACGAGATTAACTTTGGTATGCTACCAAAAGGTCAGTTGAAGGTGTTGGGAATTTATGATGAAGACGCAATGAAGGGTAAAATCACAAATCCACAACAACAGTTCCAAGCATTGCACCATGTGTTTCTAGCAAGTGCTAAAACGGTCATTGAAGGGCATAAGATTAATCCGGAGTTTAAAATCGGGAATATGATTGCGTATATCACAATGTACCCACTCACTCCAAATCCTGAAGATGTTCTCTTGACACAACAATATGAGAACTTTATGAATAATTTCTGTGCTGATTTACAAGTAAAGGGTGAATATCCTTACTATATGCAAGACTACTTCAAAACACATAACATAACAATTCAGTGTGAAGATGGTGATGAAAAGATTCTCAAAGAAGGCACTGTTGACTTCTATTCGTTTTCATATTATATGTCAAACTGTAAAACAGCTCAAGACAGCACAGAATTGACCGGTGGAAATCTAATGGGTGGTGTGAAAAATCCATATCTTAAGGCAAGTGAATGGGGATGGCAAATTGATCCTCTTGGATTACGCTACACCCTAAACAAACTCTATGATCGTTATAAGATTCCTTTGATGGTTGTTGAAAATGGCTTCGGGGCACATGATGAATTGATTGATGGGACAGTGAATGATGACTATCGTATTGATTATATGAGACAACATGTTGAGGCGATGGAAGCATCAATTAAGGATGGCGTAGATCTCATGGGATATACTATGTGGGGACCGATTGATTTAATCTCTGCAGGAACTGGTGAGATGAAAAAACGTTATGGGTTTATTTATGTTGATAAAAATAACGATGGCAGTGGCACCCTGGATCGTTATAAAAAGAAATCTTTTTATTGGTACAAAGAGCTTATTGCATCAAATGGCACGGTGCGATAA
- the glgD gene encoding glucose-1-phosphate adenylyltransferase subunit GlgD, whose protein sequence is MRISKVCAIINLAGQEVKLKPLTDHRPIAALPFDGRYRIIDFMLSSVSQANLESVAIFIEESGRSIYDHIRSGRDWDLDGSLYGGVFTYSHQRRKLADYLIHQQNESFYENHMMFTDRAYADYVVIMEGDAVHNIDLVEVLNWHEQHEGEITVAYKKMPLQAAIDAETEAVYVIGDDKSLLDIELMSTVSEENVAVDCGVYVINRTTLFDIFETAEREGYLVDIGSLVRANLTKYPVRFYEYEGYLAKITSVQAYYDANMSMLRPEIFDSLHKGDNCIVTRSKSGAPTYYGENAVVKNAQIATGCIIEGHVENSIISRKTLIEPEAFVGNSVIGAGAKVKRGSRIEYAILDKGVVVESGVQIVGTADNPIVISKKAHIQLGDKL, encoded by the coding sequence ATGAGAATCAGTAAAGTATGTGCAATTATTAATCTTGCAGGGCAAGAAGTTAAGTTAAAACCATTAACAGATCATCGTCCAATTGCCGCACTACCATTTGATGGAAGGTATCGTATTATCGACTTTATGTTGTCAAGTGTGTCTCAAGCAAACCTTGAGTCTGTTGCGATTTTCATTGAAGAAAGTGGTCGTTCAATTTATGACCATATTCGCAGTGGACGTGATTGGGATCTCGATGGATCGCTTTATGGAGGGGTATTTACATACTCTCACCAACGTCGGAAATTAGCGGATTATTTAATTCACCAACAAAACGAAAGTTTTTATGAAAATCATATGATGTTTACTGACCGTGCATATGCTGATTATGTTGTCATTATGGAAGGCGATGCTGTGCATAATATTGATTTAGTTGAAGTGCTGAATTGGCATGAACAACATGAAGGTGAAATTACAGTTGCCTATAAGAAAATGCCATTACAAGCTGCAATTGATGCAGAAACAGAAGCAGTTTATGTCATTGGCGATGATAAATCACTTTTAGACATAGAACTTATGTCTACTGTATCTGAAGAAAATGTAGCGGTAGACTGTGGTGTATACGTAATTAATCGTACAACACTCTTTGATATTTTTGAAACAGCAGAAAGAGAAGGTTACTTAGTAGATATTGGATCCTTAGTTCGTGCAAACCTTACAAAATATCCAGTTCGTTTCTATGAATATGAAGGATATCTTGCGAAAATTACATCCGTTCAAGCATACTACGATGCAAATATGTCAATGTTACGACCAGAAATCTTTGACTCACTACACAAAGGCGACAACTGTATCGTAACACGTTCAAAGAGTGGAGCACCGACCTATTATGGTGAAAATGCGGTGGTAAAAAATGCGCAGATAGCAACAGGATGCATCATTGAAGGGCATGTTGAAAACTCAATTATATCAAGAAAAACATTGATTGAACCAGAAGCATTTGTAGGAAATTCAGTAATTGGTGCAGGTGCTAAGGTTAAGCGCGGATCACGGATTGAATATGCTATTTTGGACAAAGGGGTTGTGGTTGAATCCGGTGTGCAAATTGTTGGAACCGCCGATAATCCAATTGTAATAAGCAAGAAGGCACACATTCAATTAGGAGATAAACTATGA